From the uncultured Methanomethylovorans sp. genome, the window AACTCCCCATTGCGTATATCAAATCTCCAGTCATGGCATGGGCACTTGATAATATAACCTTCTAGTTCACCTTTGGATAACGGGCATTCCATATGCACACATTTATTGGAGATAGCAAATAATTCATTACTTTTTTTTATCAGTGCTACTTTCTGACCATCTATCACCAGAGCTTTCTTTTCACCATCTTTCAGCTCAGCCTCTTTAAACGCATATATCCATTTATCTTCAGACATTAGAAGCTCCTCATGAATTTAGAGTAGCACAGAGATCTTTCCTTCAGCTACTTCTATATCGTAGGTATCCACTTTAGGATCCGGGACATCGATATATTCACCTGTATCCACATTCTCTCCGGTCCTGATGTCAAACCCCCAGTTGTGACAGCCACATTTCAGAACATACCCATTCAGAATTCCACTTTTGAGAGGACACCCCAGGTGAGGACATGAATTATCAATTGCATAAACTTTGCCTTCTTTCCTGATAAAAAGGATCTGTTTACCTGCAACTTTTACCAACTTGATCTTTTCCTCTTCCAGATCATCTTCCATAGCAAAGACCCATGAAGACATAACTTGACTCCTTAAGTAGATCAAATATAAACAAACACTTTACTGTCTTCTATCTTGCTCCCATATACCTTTAAGGCAATATCCCTGGAACCAAGATACTCTCCATTCTTGATGTCAT encodes:
- a CDS encoding Rieske (2Fe-2S) protein, with product MSEDKWIYAFKEAELKDGEKKALVIDGQKVALIKKSNELFAISNKCVHMECPLSKGELEGYIIKCPCHDWRFDIRNGEFLDAKELKVPVYELKVSDGNIYLKMKGETQ
- a CDS encoding Rieske (2Fe-2S) protein — encoded protein: MSSWVFAMEDDLEEEKIKLVKVAGKQILFIRKEGKVYAIDNSCPHLGCPLKSGILNGYVLKCGCHNWGFDIRTGENVDTGEYIDVPDPKVDTYDIEVAEGKISVLL